Proteins encoded in a region of the Cytobacillus pseudoceanisediminis genome:
- the cobK gene encoding precorrin-6A reductase has translation MILFLAGTSDARALAIQLKNQGYPLLATVVTESAADSLKAEGIAYKVGRLSENDMIELIQMQEMTTVIDASHPYADEASKTAMAAAKACSIPYIRYERPNEQFTSPLITEAESYEEAAKLAQSHKGTIMLTTGSKTLEIFTKYLMRDDIRLVCRMLPNMGNMEKCQKLGVKQKDIIAIQGPFSESLNKALCEQYEVTLMITKESGKVGSVDEKMTAALELGIPVILIKRPPLVYENFCTSFEEVIQRLGGLYTWQT, from the coding sequence ATGATTTTATTTTTAGCAGGCACAAGTGATGCGAGAGCATTAGCTATTCAATTGAAAAATCAAGGTTATCCCTTATTGGCAACCGTTGTCACAGAATCGGCAGCTGACAGTTTGAAGGCTGAAGGCATTGCTTATAAAGTGGGACGGCTGTCAGAAAATGACATGATTGAATTAATTCAGATGCAAGAGATGACCACTGTGATTGACGCAAGTCACCCTTATGCGGACGAAGCGTCAAAAACGGCAATGGCAGCAGCCAAAGCATGCAGCATTCCTTACATACGTTACGAAAGGCCAAATGAACAGTTTACCTCACCGCTCATAACTGAAGCCGAAAGTTATGAGGAAGCAGCAAAATTGGCTCAATCGCATAAAGGAACGATTATGCTGACAACCGGCAGCAAAACGCTGGAAATCTTCACAAAATATTTAATGCGTGATGATATCCGGCTTGTATGCAGGATGCTTCCAAACATGGGAAATATGGAAAAATGCCAAAAGCTTGGGGTTAAACAAAAGGATATTATTGCGATTCAGGGGCCATTTTCTGAGTCATTAAACAAAGCTCTTTGTGAGCAATATGAAGTGACCCTGATGATTACAAAAGAAAGCGGCAAAGTGGGATCGGTGGATGAAAAAATGACCGCTGCTCTGGAATTGGGGATTCCTGTTATTTTGATTAAGCGGCCACCGCTCGTATATGAAAACTTCTGCACTTCTTTCGAAGAAGTGATTCAAAGATTGGGAGGGCTTTACACATGGCAAACATGA
- a CDS encoding precorrin-8X methylmutase, producing the protein MANMNFNTTFVPVTVDPDKIYDHSFAIIKEEMGEHPFTDEQWLVVRRVIHASADFELGRSMIFTRDAIEAGVQSILAGRHVVADVQMIESGSGRKRFQKHGGDLHCYIADEDVAKEAKAQGTTRAIISMQKAVSLHEGGIYAIGNAPTALLELIRLVKEGLAKPDLIIGMPVGFVSAAESKAELAVLEGIPFITNAGRKGGSTVTVAALNAISIMADERAKAAK; encoded by the coding sequence ATGGCAAACATGAACTTTAATACAACATTTGTACCGGTAACGGTAGATCCGGATAAAATTTATGATCACAGCTTCGCAATTATTAAAGAGGAGATGGGCGAGCATCCATTTACAGACGAGCAGTGGCTGGTGGTTCGGCGTGTCATCCATGCCTCGGCAGATTTCGAGCTGGGCAGAAGCATGATTTTTACACGGGATGCTATTGAAGCAGGTGTTCAATCCATTTTAGCGGGCCGTCATGTCGTGGCAGATGTACAAATGATTGAAAGCGGGTCAGGACGCAAGCGATTCCAAAAGCATGGCGGGGACCTGCATTGCTATATTGCGGATGAAGATGTTGCAAAGGAAGCGAAGGCCCAGGGAACAACACGTGCGATCATTTCCATGCAAAAAGCTGTGAGTCTGCATGAAGGAGGAATCTATGCCATCGGCAATGCGCCAACAGCGCTCCTGGAATTGATTCGTCTAGTGAAAGAAGGGCTCGCGAAACCAGACTTGATTATTGGCATGCCAGTCGGCTTTGTATCAGCGGCAGAGTCCAAAGCCGAGCTGGCCGTGCTTGAAGGGATCCCATTTATTACGAATGCAGGGAGAAAGGGTGGCAGTACAGTGACGGTCGCTGCGCTGAATGCCATTTCGATAATGGCGGATGAACGGGCAAAAGCAGCGAAATAA
- a CDS encoding cobalt-precorrin-5B (C(1))-methyltransferase: MNGQKQRNKKDPSQMRHGYTTGACAAAMTKAALQALVTGEVPNEVTIYLPVGQFATFKVTAFDRSDGRVMCETIKDAGDDPDATHQARIQSTVTYAKEEGIHLDGGIGVGRVTKAGLPVAVGQAAINPVPRKMIHGVVQEAMDKYKVNRGIEVVISVPDGVEIAEKTLNGRLGIIGGISILGTRGTVVPFSSSAYMASIAQAINVAKEAGCEHLVITTGGRSEKFAMKQYPHLPEEAFIEMGDFVGFTLKNIARKKFPKVSLVGMMGKFSKVAQGVMMVHSKSAPVSFEFLAGMANKVGVSEEIQQDILQANTASQVGEILQGNEAFFESLCRNCCYYALNHMNASIKVSTTLYAMNGSCLGKAENIDKLDEDDWYRG; this comes from the coding sequence ATGAACGGGCAAAAGCAGCGAAATAAAAAAGATCCATCCCAAATGCGGCACGGCTACACGACAGGTGCCTGTGCCGCAGCCATGACAAAGGCAGCACTGCAGGCACTAGTGACCGGAGAGGTGCCAAATGAAGTTACGATTTATCTGCCAGTTGGCCAGTTTGCCACTTTTAAAGTGACGGCATTTGATCGGTCAGATGGCCGGGTCATGTGCGAAACGATCAAAGACGCAGGGGACGACCCGGACGCCACACATCAGGCACGAATTCAAAGTACAGTGACTTATGCCAAGGAAGAAGGCATCCATTTAGATGGCGGAATCGGTGTAGGACGAGTCACGAAAGCAGGGTTGCCAGTAGCGGTCGGGCAGGCAGCGATTAACCCTGTGCCGCGAAAAATGATCCATGGTGTCGTCCAGGAAGCAATGGATAAATATAAAGTAAATCGGGGCATTGAAGTAGTCATTTCGGTTCCGGACGGTGTAGAAATTGCAGAAAAAACATTGAATGGCCGATTAGGCATTATTGGAGGTATCTCGATTTTAGGTACACGGGGAACGGTGGTGCCATTTTCCAGTTCCGCCTATATGGCAAGTATCGCTCAGGCGATCAATGTCGCAAAAGAAGCAGGATGTGAGCATTTAGTCATTACAACAGGCGGACGCAGTGAAAAATTTGCCATGAAGCAATATCCGCATTTGCCGGAAGAAGCCTTTATCGAGATGGGCGATTTTGTCGGTTTTACTTTAAAGAATATAGCAAGGAAGAAGTTTCCCAAAGTCTCTCTTGTAGGGATGATGGGGAAATTTTCAAAAGTTGCACAGGGAGTTATGATGGTCCACTCGAAAAGTGCACCAGTCAGTTTCGAATTTTTAGCAGGTATGGCCAATAAAGTGGGTGTCAGTGAGGAAATTCAGCAGGACATTTTACAGGCAAATACGGCATCACAGGTTGGTGAAATCCTTCAGGGAAACGAAGCATTCTTTGAATCCCTTTGCCGAAACTGCTGCTATTATGCACTGAATCATATGAACGCAAGCATCAAAGTATCGACAACTCTGTATGCCATGAATGGAAGCTGTCTAGGAAAGGCTGAGAATATTGACAAATTGGATGAAGATGATTGGTATCGGGGATAA
- the cobI gene encoding precorrin-2 C(20)-methyltransferase: protein MTIGTLYGLGVGPGDPELITVKAFRKLQESPVIAYPKKLRGSKSYAHRIVDMYINPEEKEMLGLVFPMTKDEETLRAEWTKSAKAIYGFLSQGKDVAFVTEGDPMLFSTFIHLMKLMQTMHPEVPIETVAGISSFNGSVNRLGIALADGDDHVAMIPATGNMEEMRRVIETHDAIVFIKVAKVLDDMLNLLEEMDLLDKTHVVTKVTSDEEVIWNVHELRGAELNYLSCMVVRK from the coding sequence ATGACAATCGGAACTTTATATGGATTAGGAGTCGGGCCGGGAGATCCGGAATTAATCACGGTAAAAGCATTCCGCAAATTGCAGGAAAGCCCGGTCATTGCTTATCCCAAAAAATTAAGAGGCAGTAAATCCTACGCCCATCGCATTGTAGACATGTATATAAATCCCGAAGAAAAAGAAATGCTTGGTTTGGTTTTTCCAATGACAAAAGACGAAGAGACATTAAGGGCTGAGTGGACAAAATCCGCAAAAGCTATTTATGGCTTTCTGTCTCAGGGAAAAGATGTGGCATTCGTGACGGAAGGGGATCCGATGCTGTTCAGCACATTTATCCATTTAATGAAGCTGATGCAGACAATGCATCCTGAAGTTCCGATTGAAACGGTAGCTGGCATCTCGTCCTTTAATGGTTCTGTTAATCGCTTGGGAATTGCCCTGGCTGATGGTGATGACCATGTCGCGATGATTCCGGCAACAGGGAATATGGAGGAAATGCGGCGGGTGATTGAAACTCATGATGCGATTGTCTTCATTAAAGTAGCGAAAGTATTGGACGATATGCTGAATCTATTGGAAGAAATGGATTTACTGGACAAAACACATGTTGTAACAAAGGTTACATCTGACGAAGAGGTCATATGGAATGTCCATGAGCTCCGAGGAGCTGAGTTAAATTACTTGTCATGTATGGTGGTGCGCAAATGA
- the cobM gene encoding precorrin-4 C(11)-methyltransferase, producing MKKIWIIGAGPGDPDLITVKGLKLLNKADVVMYTDSLVSETLVAEAKESAEIIRTAGMHLEEMVDCIAERVNAGKTVVRLHTGDPAMYGATMEQVALLKQHDISCEVVPGVSSVFASAAAVGAELTIPDLTQTLILTRAEGRTPVPEREKLQALASHHCTIAMFLSATLTKKITKELQAAGWADNTPVAVVQRASWPDQKIVRTTLSELDEAMRVNGIRKHAMILAGWALDPHIHEKEYRSKLYDKTFTHGFRKGVTAND from the coding sequence ATGAAAAAAATTTGGATTATCGGAGCGGGACCTGGAGATCCCGATTTAATTACGGTAAAAGGCTTAAAGCTATTAAATAAGGCTGATGTTGTCATGTATACCGACTCTCTTGTCAGCGAGACATTAGTGGCGGAAGCCAAGGAGTCGGCAGAGATTATCCGCACTGCCGGGATGCATCTTGAAGAAATGGTGGATTGCATTGCTGAACGAGTCAATGCTGGTAAAACGGTTGTACGTCTGCATACAGGCGACCCGGCCATGTACGGGGCAACGATGGAGCAAGTGGCGCTATTGAAACAGCACGATATCAGCTGTGAAGTAGTACCAGGCGTCAGTTCTGTTTTTGCCTCCGCAGCGGCAGTAGGGGCAGAGCTGACCATTCCGGATTTAACGCAAACTCTTATATTAACAAGGGCAGAAGGGCGGACACCAGTGCCGGAGCGTGAAAAATTACAGGCATTGGCCAGCCATCACTGTACAATCGCAATGTTTCTAAGTGCGACCCTAACAAAGAAAATCACAAAGGAACTGCAGGCAGCCGGATGGGCAGACAATACACCAGTTGCAGTTGTGCAGCGTGCTTCGTGGCCGGATCAGAAAATTGTCCGCACCACACTGTCTGAGCTGGACGAAGCGATGCGTGTCAACGGCATCCGCAAGCATGCGATGATTCTGGCAGGCTGGGCATTGGACCCGCATATCCATGAAAAAGAATACCGATCGAAGCTATATGACAAAACATTCACACATGGCTTCCGCAAAGGTGTGACGGCGAATGATTAG
- a CDS encoding cobalt-precorrin 5A hydrolase encodes MISLREGEIPVIEKRKPYALVAITKHGVAHARSYTEKFPYADLYYMKKFEQGDEEIRQIQLFDGTVRLLLPALFQQYKGIICIISLGAVVRMIAPLLIDKKKDPAVLVVDDKGQYVISVLSGHIGGANALTHEFAHAIEAAPVVTTASDVQKTIPVDLFGAQFGWVWDSEEKLTPVSASVVNEEHVAIVQEAGEKNWWTYDRELPENLKIYPSIEEAIKAKPQAALLITDRLMEPHEEVLLENGVLYRPKSIVLGIGCNRGTSMAEIEQVIDETLAEMKLSKKSVKAVASINLKKNEAGLLELTSKYNWPFVTYTPEELNETPMQNPSDTVFKYTGAYGVSEPASMRYANAKELLLEKKKSGNVTISIARVHFEEGRG; translated from the coding sequence ATGATTAGTTTGCGCGAAGGTGAAATTCCGGTAATCGAAAAGCGCAAACCCTATGCACTTGTTGCCATTACAAAGCATGGGGTTGCGCATGCAAGAAGCTATACGGAAAAATTCCCGTATGCAGACCTTTATTATATGAAAAAATTCGAACAGGGCGATGAAGAAATACGGCAAATTCAGTTATTTGATGGCACGGTCCGCCTATTATTGCCCGCATTATTCCAGCAGTATAAAGGGATTATCTGCATCATTTCCCTTGGTGCTGTCGTCCGCATGATTGCCCCGCTTCTGATCGATAAAAAGAAGGACCCTGCCGTGCTGGTGGTTGATGATAAAGGCCAGTATGTCATCAGCGTTTTATCCGGCCATATTGGCGGTGCCAATGCATTAACACATGAATTTGCCCATGCGATTGAGGCGGCGCCCGTTGTGACCACCGCATCAGATGTTCAAAAAACAATTCCCGTCGATTTATTTGGAGCCCAATTTGGGTGGGTGTGGGATAGCGAAGAAAAATTAACACCTGTCAGTGCATCGGTTGTCAATGAAGAACATGTGGCGATCGTGCAGGAAGCCGGGGAAAAGAACTGGTGGACGTATGATCGGGAATTGCCGGAAAATCTAAAGATATATCCATCAATAGAGGAAGCCATCAAGGCAAAGCCGCAAGCCGCACTGCTTATTACAGATCGCCTTATGGAACCGCATGAAGAGGTGCTGCTTGAAAACGGGGTCCTGTACCGTCCAAAATCAATTGTTCTCGGCATAGGCTGCAATCGCGGAACATCAATGGCTGAGATTGAACAAGTCATTGATGAAACATTGGCAGAAATGAAGTTGAGCAAGAAAAGTGTGAAAGCCGTTGCGTCTATTAATCTAAAGAAAAACGAGGCTGGCCTGCTTGAATTAACATCTAAATATAACTGGCCGTTTGTTACATACACACCTGAAGAGCTGAATGAGACTCCGATGCAGAATCCGTCGGACACCGTCTTCAAATATACAGGCGCGTATGGGGTCAGTGAACCGGCGTCCATGAGGTATGCGAATGCGAAGGAATTGCTGCTGGAGAAAAAGAAAAGCGGCAATGTGACCATCAGCATTGCACGCGTCCACTTTGAGGAGGGAAGAGGATGA
- a CDS encoding cobyrinate a,c-diamide synthase has translation MNRFVLAGTGSGVGKTTFTIGIMRALMKRGLNVQGFKCGPDYIDPTYHSAVTKRPSRNIDSFMMDHDTVRAIVSRASNDADAAIIEGVMGFYDGKSPLSNEGSAAHISEITSSPVILIVNAASMARSAAAIVKGFQMLDENSHIVGVIANQLGSRSHFDIVKTAIEQECGIPVIGYLPKGAVAKMPSRHLGLVPAIERGDLDSYFDSLAEAIEETVDIDQLLELTKAQVLAVSSSIFDAQPERQEVHIAVARDAAFNFYYEENLELLRAHGATLDFFSPLQNEEVPEKAQGLYIGGGFPEEFAETLAKNEAAKLSIKAALERGLPTLAECGGFMYLTEEIADRKGQAFPMIGVIPGRVRMQDKLAALGYREITGVPGNFLMNEGEQAKGHEFHYSSYEGELSSPAYFSKGRFRSQREGYLTDNLVAGYTHFHFASNPQLVKNWLAACLEAEHELFPVINES, from the coding sequence ATGAATCGATTTGTTCTGGCAGGAACAGGAAGCGGTGTCGGAAAAACAACGTTCACCATCGGTATTATGCGTGCGCTGATGAAGCGCGGGTTAAACGTACAGGGTTTTAAATGCGGTCCTGATTACATTGACCCGACGTATCATTCAGCTGTCACGAAACGCCCTTCCCGGAATATTGATAGTTTCATGATGGACCATGATACCGTCCGCGCCATTGTCTCAAGAGCGAGCAATGATGCAGATGCAGCGATTATAGAAGGGGTGATGGGATTCTATGATGGCAAATCCCCATTATCAAATGAAGGGTCTGCAGCCCATATTAGCGAGATTACAAGCAGCCCCGTCATTTTAATTGTCAATGCCGCAAGTATGGCAAGAAGTGCGGCGGCGATTGTAAAAGGTTTTCAAATGCTTGATGAAAACTCCCATATCGTCGGTGTCATTGCCAATCAATTAGGAAGCAGAAGCCATTTTGACATTGTCAAAACAGCGATTGAACAAGAATGCGGAATTCCTGTCATTGGCTATCTCCCGAAAGGAGCTGTAGCCAAGATGCCAAGCCGTCATTTGGGGCTGGTGCCGGCCATAGAACGCGGTGATTTAGATTCCTATTTTGACAGTCTGGCAGAAGCGATTGAAGAAACAGTCGATATTGATCAGCTTCTGGAACTAACGAAAGCCCAAGTCCTGGCGGTTTCCTCTTCGATTTTTGATGCACAGCCGGAAAGACAGGAAGTACATATTGCGGTTGCCAGAGATGCGGCCTTTAATTTTTACTATGAAGAAAACTTAGAATTGCTCCGTGCCCATGGTGCCACATTGGATTTCTTCTCTCCATTGCAAAATGAAGAGGTTCCCGAAAAAGCGCAAGGGCTCTATATAGGCGGCGGTTTTCCTGAAGAGTTTGCTGAAACTTTGGCAAAAAATGAAGCAGCGAAGCTTTCCATCAAGGCCGCGCTGGAGCGGGGACTTCCAACATTGGCAGAATGCGGCGGTTTTATGTATTTAACAGAAGAAATTGCGGATCGAAAAGGACAGGCATTCCCGATGATCGGTGTGATTCCGGGCCGGGTGAGGATGCAGGATAAATTGGCTGCACTCGGATATCGGGAAATTACAGGTGTTCCGGGCAACTTCCTGATGAATGAAGGAGAGCAGGCAAAAGGGCATGAATTCCATTACTCATCATATGAAGGAGAGCTTTCATCACCGGCTTACTTTAGCAAAGGCCGCTTCCGCTCTCAGCGGGAAGGCTATTTAACTGATAATCTTGTAGCCGGCTATACACACTTTCATTTTGCATCGAATCCCCAGCTTGTGAAAAATTGGCTGGCAGCTTGTTTGGAGGCAGAACATGAATTATTTCCCGTTATTAATGAATCTTGA
- a CDS encoding precorrin-2 dehydrogenase/sirohydrochlorin ferrochelatase family protein translates to MNYFPLLMNLDYKKVVIVGGGHVARQKAEALLPTKAQVTVISPVVTEKLEQYIHEGLVTWKEKSFEPADLDDAALIFAVTNDEEVNNAVEEAAQHWQLLSRADAKGRIDFINPAVVRRGEFVLTVSTSGASPGLTRKVKSELAEEYGEHYAQYVSFLKEARQRILVKFTGDEKSSFWQSFWILKFWSGWSKAICKNVKPCCLSV, encoded by the coding sequence ATGAATTATTTCCCGTTATTAATGAATCTTGACTATAAAAAGGTGGTCATTGTCGGTGGTGGACATGTGGCACGCCAGAAGGCAGAAGCACTCCTGCCAACGAAAGCGCAAGTTACTGTGATCAGCCCGGTGGTTACTGAAAAATTAGAGCAGTATATCCATGAAGGACTTGTGACATGGAAAGAAAAATCGTTCGAACCGGCTGATTTAGATGACGCGGCCCTGATCTTTGCCGTAACAAACGACGAAGAAGTAAACAATGCAGTGGAAGAAGCAGCACAGCATTGGCAGCTGCTCAGCCGTGCAGATGCAAAGGGCCGTATTGATTTCATTAATCCCGCAGTTGTCCGACGCGGTGAATTCGTTTTGACCGTATCAACATCTGGCGCAAGCCCCGGTCTGACCCGCAAAGTGAAGTCAGAATTAGCAGAGGAATATGGAGAGCATTATGCGCAGTATGTATCTTTTTTAAAGGAAGCCCGTCAGCGAATCTTAGTGAAGTTTACGGGGGATGAAAAAAGCAGCTTTTGGCAGAGCTTTTGGATCCTCAAGTTTTGGAGTGGGTGGAGCAAGGCGATATGCAAAAATGTGAAGCCTTGCTGCTTAAGCGTTTAG
- the cobA gene encoding uroporphyrinogen-III C-methyltransferase, with product MSGFVYIVGAGPGDPKLLTIRGLECIQEADVILYDRLVNAEILTHAKEDAELIYCGKEPGRHGLIQEEIHRVLVDQANLGRQVLRLKGGDPFVFGRGAEEAAILREAGIPFEIVPGITAGIAAPAYAGIPVTHRDHAASFAIVTGHGRAEKEQDFLKWSALAQIDTVAFYMSIGNIAHITKSLIANGKSRTTPAAVIEWGTTANQRTITGTLETIAEDIQIHGISNPSMILVGDVVGVRNQIAWFREKEHELC from the coding sequence ATGAGCGGATTTGTCTATATTGTTGGAGCTGGACCAGGTGACCCTAAACTGCTGACGATTCGCGGATTGGAGTGCATTCAGGAGGCTGATGTGATTTTATATGACCGTCTGGTGAATGCGGAAATTTTAACACATGCAAAAGAAGATGCAGAGCTGATTTACTGCGGGAAAGAGCCGGGAAGGCATGGATTGATTCAGGAAGAAATTCATCGGGTGCTGGTGGATCAGGCAAACCTGGGGAGGCAGGTGCTGCGCTTAAAGGGCGGTGACCCTTTTGTATTTGGACGCGGTGCTGAAGAAGCGGCCATTTTGCGGGAAGCGGGTATTCCCTTTGAAATTGTTCCTGGTATAACCGCCGGGATTGCTGCGCCTGCATATGCAGGGATTCCTGTGACACACCGTGATCATGCGGCAAGTTTTGCCATTGTGACAGGCCATGGCCGCGCTGAAAAGGAGCAGGACTTTTTAAAATGGTCTGCGCTTGCTCAAATTGATACGGTCGCCTTTTATATGAGCATTGGCAATATTGCTCACATTACGAAAAGCTTAATTGCCAATGGCAAAAGCCGAACAACCCCTGCCGCTGTGATTGAATGGGGCACAACTGCCAATCAGCGGACGATTACAGGGACACTTGAAACGATTGCAGAGGATATCCAGATTCATGGCATCTCGAATCCATCGATGATATTGGTTGGAGATGTGGTTGGAGTACGGAATCAAATTGCCTGGTTTAGAGAAAAGGAGCATGAATTATGTTAG
- a CDS encoding nitroreductase family protein, with amino-acid sequence MLEALKKRRAIRNFESREVERDKIETLLAAATYAPNDRMREPWHFYVLQGESLKRYEQVALDYLQKRFPAKPNLVESSMKAITNTPLIIVVTSAIVEGDEGATKDNVFAVSSAIMSMWLMAEQLGLGMVWRTRGVGLVHDTALHDFIGASDEEQLVGTLCIGYPAEEIASEKKRTPFAEKTTWL; translated from the coding sequence ATGTTAGAAGCCTTGAAAAAACGCCGTGCGATTCGAAACTTTGAATCGCGCGAAGTAGAACGAGACAAAATCGAGACATTATTAGCAGCAGCCACCTATGCACCAAATGACCGTATGCGTGAACCATGGCATTTCTATGTATTACAGGGAGAAAGCTTAAAACGCTACGAGCAGGTGGCACTTGATTACTTGCAAAAGCGCTTTCCCGCGAAGCCGAATTTAGTGGAGAGTTCCATGAAAGCCATCACGAACACGCCCTTGATCATAGTCGTGACATCCGCCATTGTTGAAGGAGATGAAGGAGCGACAAAAGATAATGTCTTTGCTGTAAGCAGTGCCATCATGTCGATGTGGCTGATGGCCGAACAGCTGGGGTTAGGCATGGTATGGCGTACAAGAGGCGTTGGTTTGGTGCATGATACCGCACTGCATGATTTTATCGGTGCATCTGACGAGGAGCAATTAGTGGGGACGCTATGCATCGGCTATCCGGCAGAAGAAATTGCCTCCGAGAAAAAGCGTACACCATTTGCTGAAAAGACAACCTGGCTTTAA
- a CDS encoding cob(I)yrinic acid a,c-diamide adenosyltransferase yields the protein MAQKGMLLVYTGDGKGKTTASLGVALRAIGRGMKVKYYQFIKSPERTYGEQLALRKLGVETVQLGIGFTWTKTPEEHRQALAIAWQTVKHELKDETTDVLVLDELNNALAITRFPIDDVLPLSEVVDAIQNRPKKMHLVITGRSAHPAILELADLVSTIDATKHYYAEQDVKAMKGLEF from the coding sequence ATGGCACAAAAAGGGATGCTGTTAGTTTATACAGGCGATGGCAAAGGAAAAACAACCGCCTCGCTTGGTGTCGCATTAAGGGCCATTGGCCGCGGCATGAAGGTTAAATACTATCAATTTATTAAATCACCGGAACGTACATATGGTGAACAGCTGGCACTAAGAAAACTTGGTGTTGAAACTGTTCAATTAGGAATCGGGTTTACATGGACAAAAACACCGGAGGAGCATCGACAAGCACTTGCGATCGCATGGCAGACGGTAAAACATGAACTAAAAGATGAAACAACAGATGTATTAGTGCTCGACGAACTGAATAATGCCTTGGCCATCACACGGTTTCCAATTGACGATGTGCTGCCGTTATCCGAGGTGGTAGACGCCATTCAAAACCGTCCAAAAAAGATGCATCTGGTTATCACAGGGCGTTCCGCACATCCTGCCATTCTCGAATTAGCCGATTTAGTGTCAACCATCGATGCCACCAAGCATTATTATGCCGAACAGGATGTTAAAGCCATGAAGGGGCTGGAGTTTTAA
- a CDS encoding class I SAM-dependent methyltransferase: protein MDAVHEEKRYKQTDEYAKKIYEKMRPHITKDSTCIELGPGWGNYTFPLSQDVRSLTLVDGSKSVLAYLKQYFEEDGPIQFVHSKWEEAQLEPHDVVVGVNCFYRMYEMNEALKKMNMLAKKRAIIGLTTGPIQPHYVLLDEQFGYDIKYPRRDYIMIVNMLYQLDIYADCEMIKLEREDRYDTWQQLISAQSKKILSPRFEQAHVEASLERFISKEDGQYVYRYPFHAAIISWEPVKHI, encoded by the coding sequence TTGGATGCAGTCCATGAAGAAAAAAGATACAAGCAGACAGATGAGTATGCCAAAAAGATTTACGAAAAAATGAGGCCGCACATCACGAAAGACTCTACCTGTATTGAATTAGGTCCGGGATGGGGCAACTATACATTTCCGCTCAGCCAGGATGTCAGAAGCTTAACGCTGGTCGATGGTTCAAAGAGTGTGCTCGCATACTTAAAGCAGTACTTTGAAGAGGATGGGCCTATCCAGTTTGTCCACAGCAAATGGGAAGAAGCACAATTGGAGCCGCACGATGTCGTGGTGGGGGTGAACTGCTTTTATCGGATGTATGAAATGAATGAAGCGCTGAAGAAAATGAACATGCTGGCAAAAAAGCGTGCCATTATCGGCTTAACAACAGGGCCTATTCAGCCTCATTACGTCCTATTGGATGAGCAGTTTGGCTATGACATTAAATACCCGCGCCGGGATTATATCATGATCGTCAACATGCTGTACCAGCTAGACATTTATGCAGATTGTGAAATGATAAAGCTTGAGCGGGAGGATCGTTATGATACATGGCAGCAGTTAATTAGTGCCCAGAGCAAGAAAATCTTATCTCCCCGGTTTGAGCAAGCACATGTGGAAGCATCCTTGGAACGGTTTATTTCCAAAGAGGATGGCCAGTATGTGTACCGTTACCCTTTCCATGCAGCAATCATCAGCTGGGAGCCTGTAAAGCATATATGA